A stretch of the Vicia villosa cultivar HV-30 ecotype Madison, WI unplaced genomic scaffold, Vvil1.0 ctg.000283F_1_1, whole genome shotgun sequence genome encodes the following:
- the LOC131626386 gene encoding defensin-like protein 183: MAYKMSKSCCFFAILVLVFAVKLPEVEGECTKIVGRCSVADCSYDCSRYAKGVHAREWNCDFFGLCTCKFDKPPPGSQEPACNIGIGLCNHECDESCCNAKCVSKYKDTGVGKCFVDFGKEYCLCSYSR, translated from the exons atggcGTATAAAATGTCAAAATCTTGTTGTTTCTTTGCCATATTAGTCTTAGTTTTTGCAG TAAAATTACCAGAAGTTGAAGGTGAGTGCACAAAGATTGTTGGTAGATGTTCTGTAGCAGATTGTTCCTATGATTGTAGCAGGTATGCAAAAGGTGTTCATGCTAGAGAATGGAATTGTGATTTCTTTGGTTTATGCACTTGTAAGTTCGATAAGCCACCACCAGGGTCACAAGAACCTGCATGCAATATTGgaattggactttgcaatcatgaaTGTGATGAATCTTGTTGTAATGCAAAGTGTGTTAGCAAATATAAAGATACAGGTGTTGGAAAATGTTTTGTGGATTTTGGTAAAGAGTATTGCCTTTGTTCCTATAGTCGTTGA